The following are encoded together in the Cicer arietinum cultivar CDC Frontier isolate Library 1 chromosome 2, Cicar.CDCFrontier_v2.0, whole genome shotgun sequence genome:
- the LOC101506150 gene encoding uncharacterized protein has product MKMDDSSTCPFCLLSLPSSQIQWHANTHFDDHDFHSPQGEKAVSNLHFDTAFGDCNNWYGGDGGIGRDNVLWKMNEKISCLVDLQIKGEFHNVDGGLMNLLRNCLESEAENSRSILSCYVDHFQSIESEDVGWGCGWRNIQMLSSHLLSQKPEAKEVMFGGSRFVPDISSLQRWLEIAWERGFDEPGSHQFNHAIYGSKKWIGATECATLLRSFGLRVRIVDFGPKESESLYLSVPGSSVGEKELVRIGDGRKRKAPNFCGPMDRYLSRRGCVSQTSCGKDEKPCSSLNVTMDKESGGECAVKSAAKQSKEHQVLMDFVWNYFSNKNSIQFGYKRVIFSEKTPLYFQHDGHSRTIVGIQVKHQRNGNLQYNLLVLDPAHKTAALERSLRQKVGWQRFIKRGVHTLKKQQYQLCYVDPGIANKEEMEKLKTMDSVFLEL; this is encoded by the exons GGTGAAAAAGCAGTTAGTAACCTGCATTTTGATACAGCTTTTGGAGATTGTAACAATTGGTATGGTGGTGATGGTGGGATTGGTAGAGACAATGTGTTGTGGAAAATGAATGAAAAGATCTCCTGCTTGGTTGATTTGCAGATAAAGGGTGAGTTTCACAATGTTGATGGAGGTTTGATGAACTTGTTAAGGAACTGTTTGGAATCTGAAGCTGAAAACTCAAGAAGCATTTTATCATGTTATGTTGATCATTTCCAAAGCATTGAGTCTGAGGATGTTGGATGGGGTTGCGGTTGGCGTAACATCCAAATGCTTAGCTCACATTTATTGTCACAAAAGCCAGAAGCAAAAGAAGTCATGTTTGGTGGTTCAAGATTTGTTCCTGATATTTCGTCGCTCCAAAGATGGCTTGAGATTGCTTGGGAAAGAGGTTTTGATGAACCTGGCTCTCATCAATTCAACCATGCTATCTATGGCTCTAAGAAATGGATAGGAGCTACCGAATGTGCCACCCTTTTGCGTTCTTTTGGTCTCCGAGTGAGGATAGTGGACTTCGGTCCTAAGGAATCTGAATCGCTCTATCTATCAGTCCCTGGTTCAAGTGTAGGGGAAAAAGAGCTAGTGAGAATTGGTGATGGAAGGAAGAGGAAAGCACCGAATTTCTGTGGACCGATGGATAGATATTTGTCTCGTCGCGGTTGTGTTTCTCAAACAAGTTGTGGCAAGGATGAAAAACCTTGTTCCTCTCTTAATGTCACTATGGATAAAGAAAGTGGTGGGGAATGTGCGGTAAAAAGTGCTGCAAAACAAAGTAAAGAACATCAAGTCCTCATGGACTTTGTGTggaattatttttctaataaaaactCGATTCAATTCGGATATAAGCGTGTTATCTTCAGCGAGAAAAC GCCCTTGTACTTTCAACATGATGGACACTCAAGAACAATAGTCGGAATCCAAGTGAAACATCAACGAAACGGAAATCTGCAATATAATCTCCTAGTTCTTGATCCTGCTCAT AAAACAGCTGCATTAGAAAGATCACTTAGGCAGAAAGTTGGATGGCAAAGATTCATAAAAAGAGGAGTGCACACACTGAAGAAACAACAATATCAG TTGTGTTATGTTGATCCTGGAATTGCCAATAAGGAGGAGATGGAAAAACTcaagacaatggatagtgtCTTTCTTGAACTTTAG
- the LOC101505835 gene encoding uncharacterized protein: MANFSDRSTYLRLGKFSSIILAIFALCIIFSTTATAEHEEPSVLRLPSATAGDEQTLCSGTTASSCPAKCFRTDPVCGADGVTYWCGCAEAACAGAKVAKLGFCEVGNGGSATFPGQALLLVHIVWLIVLGFSVLFGLF; the protein is encoded by the coding sequence ATGGCGAATTTCTCCGATCGAAGCACCTATCTTCGATTAGGGAAATTTTCCTCCATTATTCTCGCTATATTCGCTCTCTGCATCATCTTCTCCACAACGGCAACAGCAGAACACGAAGAACCCTCCGTTCTCCGGTTACCGTCGGCTACCGCCGGGGACGAACAAACCCTATGTTCCGGGACAACAGCTTCATCGTGCCCTGCAAAGTGCTTCCGGACGGATCCGGTTTGCGGCGCAGACGGCGTGACGTACTGGTGCGGTTGCGCCGAAGCCGCGTGCGCGGGCGCTAAAGTTGCGAAATTGGGTTTTTGTGAAGTTGGGAATGGAGGATCCGCAACTTTTCCTGGTCAGGCACTTCTGTTGGTTCACATTGTTTGGCTCATTGTTTTAGGGTTTTCTGTTTTGTTTGGTCTTTTTTAG
- the LOC101505501 gene encoding L-type lectin-domain containing receptor kinase VIII.1-like: MSSINYIFLIFCLFNLETHLVSVHSSSSDVPINVTKHFSFPNFINNPKILHDVKLLGSAKFSNEKGSLQIPNESQDTGIRHQAGRGLYSFPIRLLDPTTKIPASFQTTFSFQLNNSTTDVKSDYGGGSGLAFIIVPDEFTVGRPGPWLAMLNDACENDYKAVAIEFDTRMNHEFGDPNDNHVGINLGTIVSDKIINLSDFGVSLKDGFVHHAWINYDGPQKRMEIFLGLANQEVIPTKPIFSEIMDLSPFLNEYMFVGFSASTGNHTQIHNILSWNFSSTSQAFLHYPSSETCQGKILLENTSTETTATTKKSSKDETPRSFLIFVAAVVLSLVALICFYFISKYRRSAAKSKSSIDEEIHRPRPPNKPRRFAFSELSSSTRSFSEIEVLGSDLRGVYFRGKLGNGNQVALKRFSTQFLNTHGADKKRLLKEIKVISHVRHPNLLPIKGWCQDKTEIIAVYEFVPNGSLDKWLFGAGVLPWTRRFKVIKDVADGLSFLHNKQLAHKNLKCSSVFLDVSFRAVLGDFGFVLMGAESKQFELAVCNGADVFEFGIFVLEVIGGRPRVEEMDEEKQDERNLLDFAWNLHETNEKVKLVDRRMGSLINLEQAIHVMEIGLLCTLNENKGRPSMEQVVEFLHDMEKPIPELPRTRPVALFPYNSANTGLCNNYSCSLKL; this comes from the coding sequence ATGTCTTCCATAAACTATATCTTTCTCATATTTTGCTTGTTCAATCTAGAAACACATCTAGTATCAGTTCATTCTTCATCTAGTGATGTTCCAATCAATGTAACCAAACACTTCTCCTTCCCAAACTTCATCAATAACCCCAAAATACTTCATGATGTAAAGCTTCTAGGAAGTGCAAAGTTCTCAAATGAAAAGGGTTCACTTCAAATCCCAAATGAATCACAAGACACAGGTATAAGACATCAAGCAGGTAGAGGTTTATATTCCTTCCCAATCCGTTTGTTAGATCCAACTACAAAAATACCAGCTTCTTTTCAAACCACCTTTTCATTTCAGCTTAATAATTCAACTACTGATGTAAAAAGTGACTATGGTGGTGGTAGTGGACTTGCCTTCATTATAGTACCTGATGAATTTACTGTTGGAAGACCAGGTCCTTGGCTTGCTATGCTTAATGATGCATGTGAGAATGATTATAAAGCAGTTGCAATTGAGTTTGATACTAGAATGAATCATGAATTTGGAGATCCAAATGATAACCATGTTGGCATTAATTTAGGTACTATAGTATCTGATAAAATTATCAATCTTTCTGATTTTGGTGTGTCCCTTAAAGATGGTTTTGTTCATCATGCTTGGATTAACTATGATGGTCCTCAAAAAAGAATGGAAATTTTTCTTGGACTTGCTAATCAAGAAGTTATTCCTACTAAGCCTATTTTCTCAGAAATTATGGATCTTTCTCCTTTTCTAAATGAGTATATGTTTGTAGGATTTTCAGCTTCAACAGGTAACCATACCCAAATTCATAATATACTTTCTTGGAACTTTAGTTCCACTAGCCAAGCTTTTCTTCACTACCCTTCATCTGAAACTTGTCAAGGTAAGATCTTGCTTGAGAATACTTCCACAGAAACAACAGCTACTACCAAGAAGTCTAGTAAGGACGAAACTCCGCGAAGCTTTTTGATTTTCGTGGCTGCTGTAGTATTGTCTTTGGttgctttaatttgtttttactttATCAGTAAGTATAGAAGAAGTGCTGCTAAATCAAAGAGTTCAATAGATGAAGAGATTCATAGGCCAAGGCCTCCTAACAAACCACGGCGCTTCGCTTTTTCCGAACTTTCCTCTTCGACTAGATCATTCAGTGAGATAGAGGTACTTGGAAGTGACTTAAGAGGAGTGTACTTCAGAGGAAAGCTTGGTAATGGAAACCAAGTAGCATTGAAAAGATTCTCAACTCAGTTTCTCAACACGCACGGGGCGGATAAGAAGCGTTTGTTGAAGGAAATCAAAGTCATCAGCCATGTTCGCCACCCGAATTTACTTCCTATAAAAGGCTGGTGTCAAGACAAAACCGAAATCATCGCAGTCTACGAGTTTGTCCCGAACGGTAGTCTAGATAAATGGCTATTCGGGGCTGGTGTTCTTCCGTGGACACGGAGGTTCAAAGTCATTAAAGACGTAGCCGACGGCTTGAGTTTCCTTCACAATAAACAACTAGCACATAAGAACTTGAAATGCAGTAGTGTGTTTCTTGATGTCAGCTTCCGAGCTGTATTGGGAGACTTTGGGTTCGTTCTAATGGGAGCAGAGTCGAAACAGTTTGAATTAGCAGTGTGTAATGGCGCTGATGTGTTTGAGTTTGGTATTTTTGTGTTGGAAGTGATAGGTGGAAGACCAAGAGTGGAAGAAATGGATGAAGAAAAACAAGATGagaggaacttattggattttgCATGGAATTTGCATGAGACTAATGAGAAAGTGAAGCTAGTAGACAGAAGAATGGGATCATTGATCAACTTGGAGCAAGCAATTCATGTTATGGAAATTGGGTTGCTTTGTACTTTGAATGAGAACAAAGGAAGACCTTCTATGGAACAAGTTGTGGAGTTTCTTCATGACATGGAGAAGCCTATTCCTGAATTACCAAGAACTCGCCCTGTTGCTTTGTTTCCTTATAACAGTGCCAACACTGGACTTTGCAATAATTACTCCTGCAGTTTGAAGCTGTGA